In one Candidatus Nitronereus thalassa genomic region, the following are encoded:
- the smbP gene encoding small metal-binding protein SmbP: MGRNLLFAVMVMGMTCMLTASPVLAGGNEHVHEAIEHAEEAVEHGGMGHADAIVKHAGVALQHAHAAQKEVKNPHLDEGVHELEEAITHGKQGHAEVATKHANSAVMHLKEVH; the protein is encoded by the coding sequence ATGGGGCGAAATCTACTTTTCGCGGTGATGGTTATGGGTATGACCTGCATGTTGACGGCCAGCCCAGTGCTGGCGGGTGGAAATGAGCATGTTCATGAGGCAATCGAACATGCCGAAGAAGCCGTGGAACATGGCGGCATGGGGCATGCTGATGCGATTGTGAAGCATGCGGGTGTGGCGCTACAACATGCACATGCAGCTCAAAAAGAAGTAAAAAATCCTCATCTCGACGAAGGGGTGCACGAGTTAGAGGAAGCCATCACGCATGGAAAACAAGGTCATGCGGAAGTGGCGACCAAACATGCGAACAGTGCCGTCATGCATCTTAAAGAAGTGCATTGA
- a CDS encoding nitrilase-related carbon-nitrogen hydrolase: MKVGYFQSHPLFGEVEKNIEGFGVRLTSVECDLLVLPELAFSGYQFVSQEEVLKLSEPVPEGFTTQTCIELARKHNMHLVVGLPERDGDRCYNSAIIVGPSGYVGCYRKTHLFFEETLFFTPGNSGFQVWDIGQACIGVMICFDWYYPEAARTLALKGADILCHPSNLVLPHCPDAMVTRSLENRIFSITANRIGREARGEGRPLTFIGKSEVVSPKGKILHRAPIDQEELITVDIALLEARDKSINPYNDLLKDRRPEMYS, translated from the coding sequence ATGAAGGTTGGGTATTTCCAATCACACCCACTATTTGGCGAGGTGGAAAAAAATATTGAAGGGTTTGGGGTGCGCCTGACTTCAGTTGAATGTGATCTGCTCGTGCTTCCTGAATTGGCCTTTTCGGGGTATCAATTTGTCAGTCAGGAGGAAGTGCTGAAGTTGTCCGAACCTGTTCCTGAAGGCTTTACGACCCAAACGTGCATTGAATTGGCTCGCAAACACAACATGCATTTGGTTGTGGGATTGCCAGAACGGGATGGAGACCGGTGTTATAATTCCGCCATCATTGTCGGGCCTTCCGGGTATGTGGGGTGCTATAGGAAGACGCACTTATTTTTTGAGGAAACCTTGTTCTTTACTCCAGGCAATTCCGGTTTTCAGGTTTGGGATATTGGTCAGGCGTGCATTGGAGTCATGATTTGTTTCGATTGGTACTATCCTGAGGCAGCGAGGACCTTGGCGCTCAAGGGTGCGGATATTCTGTGCCATCCGTCCAATTTGGTATTACCCCATTGTCCTGATGCCATGGTAACGCGGTCCCTGGAAAATCGGATCTTTAGCATTACCGCTAATCGCATTGGTCGAGAAGCCAGAGGAGAGGGTCGACCCCTCACGTTTATTGGTAAAAGCGAGGTGGTTTCCCCGAAAGGGAAGATCCTTCATCGGGCCCCGATTGATCAGGAAGAATTGATAACCGTGGATATCGCCCTCCTTGAAGCCAGGGACAAATCCATAAATCCATACAATGATTTGTTGAAAGACCGGCGACCTGAGATGTATTCGTGA
- a CDS encoding undecaprenyl-diphosphate phosphatase: protein MDQFGPGLAALLGFLEGLTEYLPVSSTGHLILLGHWLGFTGDIAVSVEICIQIGAVLAVVVYERKKIAGLLRQGLLEQREFRQRLMAPQEPGTPHSWQSTLRHSMVQHRNLWFLLGLGAAFIPAAIVGLIAHDWIEAHLFSPKTVAISLIIGGIIILVVETWPKTVKISQLEQVGLPAAIGVGLAQCVALIPGMSRSGSTIVGGLLIGLDRKVATEFSFFLALPTMFAATGYKLLQSFHLFSASDIIALLIGMVVSFLVAWVVIASFLTYVKRHTLKVFGYYRIVLGTIILMIL, encoded by the coding sequence ATGGACCAATTTGGACCAGGCTTAGCCGCACTCCTCGGATTTTTGGAAGGCCTCACTGAATATTTGCCCGTCTCGTCCACAGGACACCTTATCCTTCTGGGGCATTGGCTCGGGTTTACGGGTGACATCGCGGTGAGTGTGGAAATCTGCATTCAAATAGGAGCCGTCTTAGCCGTGGTTGTCTACGAGCGAAAAAAAATCGCGGGGTTACTTCGCCAAGGGCTTCTTGAACAACGGGAATTTCGGCAACGCCTCATGGCTCCCCAGGAGCCCGGCACTCCGCATTCCTGGCAATCAACTCTGCGTCACTCCATGGTCCAGCATCGAAACCTCTGGTTCCTTTTAGGATTGGGGGCTGCTTTTATCCCTGCAGCCATCGTCGGGCTCATCGCTCATGATTGGATCGAAGCTCACCTCTTTTCTCCTAAGACGGTAGCCATCAGCTTGATCATTGGTGGAATCATCATCTTGGTGGTGGAAACGTGGCCCAAAACTGTCAAAATTTCTCAACTGGAACAGGTAGGGCTTCCAGCTGCCATCGGTGTGGGTCTTGCACAATGCGTGGCTCTAATCCCCGGCATGTCACGGTCTGGATCGACCATTGTGGGAGGTTTGTTAATTGGCCTGGACCGAAAAGTCGCTACCGAATTCTCATTTTTTCTTGCCCTCCCCACCATGTTTGCCGCAACAGGATACAAACTTCTGCAGTCGTTCCATCTGTTTAGTGCAAGTGATATCATTGCCCTATTGATTGGAATGGTAGTTTCTTTCCTTGTAGCTTGGGTGGTGATCGCCTCGTTCCTCACCTACGTCAAGCGACATACCTTGAAAGTCTTTGGGTATTACCGAATTGTCCTCGGCACCATCATCCTGATGATACTGTAA
- a CDS encoding helix-hairpin-helix domain-containing protein, with amino-acid sequence MNWKHTEHVRVAQFPMVIGLMMLAGLLLSGCVVSTKKYEAAVADMESAKTDLEKSRMMREAVEQENEKLKKENEKVALDLELMASEIQRIKEGRESERDLLTAREAEVVKKGQILTAKYGKIQQEYQKLKSQNRALKDTIQRYQKELKEARQAKVEREAEAPETMSSTMTSSEPNSVVASIPKTSSEPAPVVTPSKGALAPVNINTASANDLVLFLGLTKNMAEKVIANRPYRLRGELVAKQVVPKATFDVIKDRITAAAK; translated from the coding sequence ATGAACTGGAAACACACTGAACATGTTCGGGTTGCCCAATTTCCAATGGTCATTGGCCTGATGATGCTGGCAGGTTTGTTACTGAGTGGTTGTGTCGTGTCAACCAAGAAGTATGAAGCGGCTGTGGCCGATATGGAATCTGCGAAAACCGATCTTGAGAAAAGCCGCATGATGCGGGAGGCGGTGGAACAGGAAAATGAAAAACTGAAAAAGGAAAATGAAAAAGTGGCCCTGGATTTAGAATTAATGGCCTCGGAAATTCAGAGGATTAAAGAGGGGAGGGAAAGTGAGCGTGACCTCTTGACGGCGCGTGAGGCCGAGGTCGTCAAAAAAGGCCAGATCCTCACGGCAAAATATGGAAAAATTCAGCAAGAATACCAGAAACTTAAAAGCCAAAATCGCGCCTTGAAAGATACTATTCAGCGTTATCAAAAAGAATTGAAAGAGGCGCGTCAGGCAAAAGTGGAACGAGAAGCTGAGGCTCCCGAAACGATGTCTTCTACAATGACTTCCTCAGAACCGAATTCTGTCGTGGCTTCTATTCCCAAAACCTCGTCTGAACCAGCGCCTGTGGTGACTCCGAGCAAAGGAGCCCTGGCGCCCGTAAATATCAATACAGCGTCAGCCAATGATTTAGTTCTCTTTTTGGGGCTCACCAAAAATATGGCGGAAAAAGTTATTGCCAACCGTCCGTACCGTCTTCGAGGAGAGTTGGTCGCCAAACAGGTGGTTCCCAAGGCCACGTTTGATGTGATTAAGGATAGGATTACCGCCGCAGCGAAGTGA
- a CDS encoding ABC transporter ATP-binding protein — MAHPKMDSPFLQVNDVCKSFRLDHQTVEVLKGIHLTLRRREMLAMIGASGAGKSTFLHILGTLDRPTTGTVLFEGQDVFRLSETELATFRNRRIGFVFQFHHLLPEFTALENTFLPALMQNRPKQEMLQEAKALLSDVGLGHRLHHKPGELSGGEQQRVAVARALIQSPDLVLADEPTGNLDTHTGETIFELLKTLNQKRGTAFVIVTHNERLAEQADRVIHMVDGKIAGEPDS, encoded by the coding sequence ATGGCTCACCCTAAAATGGACAGTCCATTTCTCCAAGTGAACGACGTGTGCAAATCGTTCAGGCTTGACCACCAAACCGTCGAGGTATTGAAGGGAATCCATTTGACTCTTCGCCGAAGAGAAATGCTGGCGATGATCGGGGCTTCCGGTGCTGGCAAAAGCACGTTTCTCCATATTCTGGGCACCCTCGATCGGCCCACCACCGGCACAGTATTGTTCGAAGGACAAGATGTGTTCCGGTTGTCCGAAACGGAATTAGCCACTTTCCGAAACCGCCGGATCGGGTTTGTATTTCAATTCCATCATTTGCTTCCTGAATTTACGGCGCTGGAAAATACGTTTCTTCCCGCGTTGATGCAAAATCGTCCCAAGCAAGAAATGTTGCAAGAGGCCAAGGCTCTGCTCTCCGATGTCGGGTTGGGACATCGCCTCCATCACAAGCCCGGAGAACTTTCGGGAGGGGAACAACAACGTGTGGCGGTGGCGCGCGCTTTAATTCAAAGCCCGGACCTGGTTTTGGCTGATGAACCAACGGGTAATCTAGATACTCACACCGGAGAGACGATTTTTGAATTATTAAAAACGTTGAATCAAAAACGAGGCACGGCCTTTGTCATTGTGACGCACAACGAACGCCTTGCCGAGCAAGCAGATCGGGTCATTCATATGGTGGATGGGAAAATTGCCGGGGAACCAGACTCGTGA
- a CDS encoding lipoprotein-releasing ABC transporter permease subunit: MTLPYEIFVGLRYLRAKRRTRTISFNTFISITGITLGVAALIGTLGIMTGFKEDMQAKILGTTSHVVVQERGHQTMAGYTDLVTKVEAVPGVIAATPYIFKQVLLTSKTGVQGIILRGIDPAKEPDVTEVADNVKHGNLNDLANPPAVTKDDGSLATPQPGIILGKELALRLGLFVGNSVNVVSPVGPISALGMTPKIRPFQVVGIFESGMYEYDSSLAYISLQEAQKFFGLGHTVTGIQVKVTEVFAANAIASRIDDALGLGYSARDWMELNRNLFSALKLEKTMMFLLLVLITLVASFNIVGTLTMIVNEKQREIAILKAMGATPKAIMRIFMLNGLVIGLTGTIIGIPLGYTFLYLIENYWTFDQTVYYISHIPVHVQGLDVLLVACSAILISFAATVYPSWQAAKLAPVSALRYE, encoded by the coding sequence GTGACCCTACCCTATGAAATTTTTGTCGGGCTTCGCTATCTTCGCGCCAAACGCCGAACACGTACCATTTCGTTTAATACCTTCATTTCGATTACGGGAATCACGCTTGGCGTGGCCGCACTCATCGGGACTCTCGGTATCATGACGGGGTTTAAAGAGGATATGCAGGCAAAAATTTTAGGTACAACATCACACGTCGTGGTTCAGGAGCGCGGTCACCAAACCATGGCTGGGTATACGGACCTCGTCACCAAAGTGGAAGCCGTCCCTGGGGTCATTGCGGCCACGCCCTATATTTTCAAACAAGTGTTGCTGACTTCGAAAACCGGAGTTCAAGGGATCATTCTTCGCGGAATCGACCCTGCCAAAGAACCAGATGTCACAGAAGTTGCAGACAATGTAAAGCATGGAAACCTAAATGATTTAGCCAATCCGCCCGCTGTCACCAAGGATGACGGTTCGTTGGCCACTCCCCAACCAGGCATTATTTTGGGTAAAGAATTGGCCTTGCGCCTTGGATTGTTTGTGGGAAACAGTGTGAACGTAGTTTCGCCTGTGGGTCCAATCAGTGCGTTGGGCATGACACCAAAAATTCGGCCCTTTCAAGTGGTCGGCATTTTTGAATCAGGAATGTACGAATACGATTCATCATTGGCGTATATTTCGCTCCAAGAAGCCCAGAAGTTTTTTGGGTTGGGTCACACAGTGACAGGCATTCAAGTGAAAGTGACTGAAGTCTTCGCTGCCAACGCCATTGCCTCACGCATCGACGACGCTCTCGGCCTCGGTTATTCCGCCAGGGATTGGATGGAATTGAATCGCAATCTGTTCTCTGCCTTGAAACTCGAAAAGACCATGATGTTCCTCCTATTGGTCCTGATCACGTTAGTCGCCTCCTTTAATATCGTGGGTACGCTCACCATGATCGTGAATGAAAAACAGCGGGAGATTGCGATTCTCAAAGCCATGGGGGCGACCCCCAAAGCCATCATGCGGATCTTTATGCTCAACGGGTTGGTCATTGGATTAACTGGGACAATCATTGGCATACCGTTGGGATATACGTTCCTTTATCTCATTGAAAATTATTGGACGTTTGACCAGACCGTCTATTACATCTCCCACATTCCCGTTCATGTCCAAGGCTTGGATGTCCTTTTGGTGGCCTGCTCGGCCATTCTCATCAGCTTTGCGGCAACCGTCTATCCATCCTGGCAAGCCGCGAAACTCGCTCCGGTTAGTGCCCTCCGATATGAATAA
- the lysS gene encoding lysine--tRNA ligase: MEELNEQRTLRIQKLDTLRNMGIQPYGTRFDVTHHIEPLMATHGSKTKEELEQQKIDCRLAGRIVALRRFGKAAFASLQDGAHRMQVYLKKDVLGDDSFRVSQELDLGDWIGVEGHLFRTKTDELTIEVQKMTFLSKGLRPLPEKWHGLTDIETRYRQRYVDLIANPEVHKIFETRSRLITGIRNYFTEQGFLEVETPMMHPIPGGATAKPFVTHHNALSTDLYLRVAPELYLKRLIVGGFRRVFEINRNFRNEGISTIHNPEFTMLEFYQAYADYHDLMVLTEQLLGKLAQDICGTMTLEYQGQTIDFSPPWRRLPYFEAILEFNQFDRRVLESRETAADAAKTLNLDIPKDATLIGILNIIFEETVESKLTQPTFITDYPTEISPLSRRKDSDPSLTDRFELFIASREIANGFSELNDPIDQRQRFETQMAQREAGDEEAHYLDEDFVRALEYGMPPTAGEGIGIDRLVMLFTNQASIRDVILFPQLRPEKHP; encoded by the coding sequence ATGGAAGAATTAAACGAACAACGCACGCTCCGGATTCAAAAACTCGATACCCTACGAAATATGGGTATTCAGCCCTATGGCACGCGCTTTGACGTCACACATCACATTGAACCTCTCATGGCTACTCACGGATCCAAAACCAAAGAGGAACTTGAACAACAGAAAATCGACTGTCGTCTTGCCGGACGCATTGTGGCACTTCGCCGGTTTGGGAAAGCCGCGTTTGCCTCGTTGCAGGACGGCGCGCATCGTATGCAGGTGTATCTGAAAAAAGATGTTCTCGGAGATGATAGCTTTCGGGTTTCTCAAGAATTGGATTTGGGCGATTGGATCGGCGTCGAAGGACATTTGTTTCGAACCAAAACCGATGAACTCACCATCGAAGTCCAGAAGATGACGTTTTTGTCGAAAGGCCTTCGCCCGCTTCCCGAGAAATGGCATGGGCTGACTGACATTGAGACACGCTATCGACAACGATATGTCGATCTGATTGCAAACCCTGAGGTACACAAAATATTTGAAACCCGTAGCCGATTGATCACCGGCATCCGCAACTATTTCACAGAACAGGGGTTTCTTGAAGTGGAAACTCCGATGATGCATCCCATTCCCGGTGGCGCAACAGCCAAACCCTTCGTCACACACCATAATGCCTTAAGCACCGATTTATATTTGCGAGTTGCGCCGGAATTGTATCTCAAGCGATTAATCGTTGGTGGGTTTCGCCGAGTATTCGAAATCAATAGAAACTTTCGAAACGAAGGGATCTCCACCATTCATAACCCCGAATTTACAATGCTCGAATTCTACCAAGCCTATGCGGATTACCATGATTTAATGGTTTTGACAGAACAGCTCTTGGGAAAATTGGCACAAGACATCTGCGGGACCATGACATTGGAATACCAAGGCCAGACGATCGATTTCTCACCCCCTTGGCGACGACTCCCGTATTTTGAGGCCATCTTAGAATTTAATCAATTTGATCGAAGGGTGCTAGAAAGTCGTGAGACTGCGGCAGACGCGGCAAAAACCCTCAACCTGGACATTCCCAAAGATGCCACCCTCATCGGCATTTTGAATATCATCTTTGAAGAAACCGTGGAGTCGAAATTAACGCAGCCGACGTTCATCACCGATTACCCCACGGAAATTTCCCCACTTTCGCGGCGAAAGGATTCCGATCCTTCCCTCACAGACCGATTTGAATTGTTTATTGCCAGCCGTGAAATCGCGAATGGGTTTTCTGAGTTGAATGACCCGATCGATCAACGCCAACGCTTTGAAACCCAAATGGCTCAGCGAGAAGCCGGTGACGAAGAGGCCCATTATCTCGATGAAGACTTTGTCCGTGCCTTGGAATATGGCATGCCTCCAACTGCTGGCGAGGGCATCGGCATCGATCGCCTAGTCATGTTATTTACCAACCAAGCGTCTATTCGGGATGTCATTCTCTTTCCGCAGCTCCGCCCGGAGAAACATCCGTGA